The sequence below is a genomic window from Aureispira sp. CCB-E.
AACTCTGTATCAATTCTTGCAATAAATCTGTCTTCATAAAGTTTTCTTAAAAAAGATTAACCTAAAAAAGCTTTTTTAGTTGGTCATTTTGTAAAACACTCAATTTTCAATTATCTTTCTAGCTATTAGAAATCCGTCGTCTGTCGCTTCCTTTTATCAACTTTACAAGATTACAACCAGATGAAACAAGTATCTGTTCCCAATGACATACTTACCAATACACAGGATATTAATTTAATCCATTACAAAAGTAAGACAGAGTTAATAAAAAGTAAAGTAGCTTTCTCTCAATATGTATTTAGTTTTCTAATTGAGGGTCAGAAACAAATCCACAACACCGATGGGATTTTATCCATCAACAACAACGAATTTACGCTCATTACGAACCCAGTTTGTTTGATGACAGAAAAAAAGGGACTGGATTCTAATAGTTATGAAAGCTGTTTGTTGACATTTAATGACAAGATTTTGCACGATTTTCAACAAAAATATGCCATTACACCTCTTCCTTCTGAGAAGCTTTGCAAAAATGTCTTAAAATTTAGCTATGACAATTACACTCAAAATTTTCGTCGTTCTTTAGAAATTTTACCCCATCAACAATTATCTCAAGAAATTCTAACCATCAAATTTCAAGAGATCATGCTCTATTTGTTGCACAGAGAGCCCCAAATCTTAGATTCTTTTCTTTCTCAACGACATACAAACATAGAAACACATTTTAGATATAGTGTTGAAAACAATATTTACTCCAACTTGAGTTTGGATGAATTGGCATTTTTATGCAACATGAGTACCTCTACTTTTAAGCGTTATTTTGCCAAATTTTATCGCACTTCACCCCACAAATGGATGACAAACCAACGGATGAATAATGCCTTTCAATTGTTGCAACAAGGCAAACGGCCTTCTGAAATTTTTACTGACTTGGGATACAAAACCCTTTCTAGTTTCACTAGAGCTTACAAAAAACATTTTGGTCAACTACCCAGTGAACAGCTCCCTTCTAGGAGTATTTCCAACAAATGAGCTTTTTAGCATACCTGTTGACCTTTTTAGTATCTTCTTATAGAATACTTTTGTACTTAGTTAAAATATTTAGCAACAAACATTGTAGACCTCTTGTATGCTGTTTGCAAAACGTTGCACCATTAAAACTTTTATCTTATGTATCAATTTTTAGTATTCATCTCTATCTTTTTATTTTCATTCAATCTAAAAGCTCAAACATTTACTTTGGAAAGCAACGACTTAGGAGGACAAGCTACCCTCCAACAAGTTTTTAACGGCTTTGGCTGCACAGGAGAAAATATTTCACCACAATTATCATGGAAAAATGCCCCTAAAGGCACCAAAAGTTTTGCCATTACAATGTACGATCCTGATGCGCCAACAGGTAGTGGCTGGTGGCATTGGCTAGCTTTTGATATTCCTAGTACGACTAAAGAGCTAAAAAGTGGAGCAGGAAAAGCTCAAAGCGACCTGCTGCCAACAGGAGTAATTCAAAGCTTAACAGACTATGGAACTATTGGTTACGGAGGTCCTTGCCCGCCAGAAGGTCACGGTTTTCACACCTATATTCTTACTGTTTATGCCCTTAATACAGATAAATTAGGCGTAGACGAAAAGGCGAATCCTGCGTTAGTGGGTTATATGATCAATTCCAAAACCATTGAGAAAGCTTCTATTGTTGTCTATTATAAACGATAGTTCTTTTTAACAACTTGTATAAGATTTGATTTTTATTTAATTTGAGTTTACATTACTTCGTGGAAAAATCGTACGATAGCGCATTAAGTTCAAATTAAATAAAAATCAAATTATGAAAAATAAAGAATTTCGCCACTATGCTCACCTAATGGTAGATTGGATGGCAGATTATTTTGAGCAAATCGAAGACTATCCTGTCAAAGCACAAGTTCAACCTAGGGAAATCTATAATCAACTACCTGCTCAAGCACCGATTGAAGGAGAAGCAATGTCTGCAATATTTAAAGATTTTCAAGACATTATTTTACCTGGCATTACCCATTGGCAGCACCCTAACTTTTTTGCTTATTTTCCAGCCAACACCTCTTTTCCCTCTATTTTGGGTGAAATGCTTACTGCTACTTTAGGCGCACAATGTATGATTTGGGATACCTCTCCTGCTGCTGCAGAATTGGAAGAACGTGTCATGAATTGGCTAAGAGATTTAATGGGTATTCCTGATAATTTTGAAGGGGTTATTCAAGATACCGCCTCTACAGCTACCTTAACTGCAATTTTATCTGCTCGAGAAAAAGCAACGAATTTTGATAGCAATCAAAACGGTATCACAGCCAATAACCTTAGAGTATACTGTTCAACAGAAACACACTCATCAATTGAAAAAGCTGTAAAAATTGCAGGTTTGGGTAAAAAAAACTTAGTTAAAATACCTGTTGACGATCAACTCCGTATGCGAGGAGATGCCCTAGAACAAGCCATTCAGGAAGATATCAACAATGGACTTCATCCAACCTGTATTGTTGCTGCAATTGGAACCACAGGAACCACTGCCATTGATCCACTACAAGAGATTGCTGCTATTAGTCAAAAATATGCTATATGGCTGCATGTCGATGCAGCTTATGCTGGTTCTGCTTTAATTTTGCCTGAGTTTCAGTGGATGATTCAGGGTATAGAGCAAGTTGATAGTTTTGTTTTTAATCCTCACAAATGGCTGTTGACTAATTTTGATTGCTCTGTTTATTTTATAAAAGACAAAGAATGCCTCTTGAGAACCTTTGAAATATTACCCGAATATTTAAAAACAACCAATAGAGGTATTGTCAACGATTATAGAGACTGGGGAGTACCTTTAGGAAGACGTTTTAGAGCCCTTAAATTATGGTTTGTGCTCCGCTCCTATGGTGTCAAAGGTTTGCAAAAACAGTTGCGAACACACATTGATTTAGCACAAGAACTTACTAGTTGGATTCAGACAAGTACTGATTTTGAGATCTTAGCTCCTACCAGTTTAAATCTTGTTTGCTTTCGTTACCACCCTACTCCTATCAACGATGCAGCAACACTAAACAATATTAATGAAACTATTTTGCAACACCTCAACAAAACTGGTCTTCTGTACTTGACACACACAAAGATCAAGGGGCAATATGCTATAAGACTAGTCATAGGACAAACCTTTGTTAAAGCGCATCATATTAAACATGCTTGGCAACAGATTCAAGAAATTGCTAGAAAAACCATAACAGCTTGAACGTTTTTAACAAAAATCTATTAATTTTATAGTTTGAACTATATGATAATATTTTGTGTTTTTTGTCTGTTTATAGACATGTATCTACAAAGTAAAAAAATATATCACACGGATACATTTTTCTATGATAAGGCAATAAGCCTATATTAAATCACGCTGTAACTAAAAAGATGAGTCACCAACGCATACTAGATGAGGTCGCTAAAACAAGTATTCAATTAATGCTTCAAGAGACCTTCTATGGTCACTTTTTCACAAGTATTCTGAAAGATGTTTCAGAAAGAACGAGTTCGATTGCTACAACCATTAGCAGCAATCAGATGATCAAATTGATTGTCAACCCAGATTATTGGGATAACACATTAAAAATACCTGGCGACGAAGAGGCTACCAAAGCACTGCGTTATGGCGCCATCAAACATCAAATTCTGCACATCGTTTTCAAACATGCGCTACGTTTTCCTGAATTTGGCAATAAGAAGCTGTTTGGTATTGCTTCGGACTTAGCTGCCAATCAATACATTCGTTCCGACCAATTAACAGAAGATGCCATTCGAATGGAAGACTTTCCTGAATTCAAATTGAATAGAGGGCAAGGAATTGATTATTACTACAAACGCTTATCTGAAGAACTGCAAGATATGCAACAAGACGGTGGTAGTGGTTGTGGAGAAGATGATGAGGAGGATAATGCTCAAAGTGACGATAAGGCGGCTAACGGTTTGAATCAAGCTCAAAATCGCTTAAAGGAGTTGATGGAAAATGAAGACAACGAACAGTTGAATCAGCATAAGTTTTGGGATGAATTTGAAAGATTGTCTAGCGCCGAACAAAAAATGATTAATGCTGCCATCAATGAATCTATCGTTAACTCGGTTTCTAGGGTCAAATCCAAAGACTATGGCAAGTTGCCTGGCGGTCTTCAAGAATATATCAACTTACTAGTAGAATCTTTAAAACCTAATGTCAACTGGCGAAGAGTTTTGCGCATTTTTACAGCTAGTAGTAGCCGTACTCGTTTAAAAAACACGATACGAAGACCTTCTAAACGTTATGGTACAAACCCTGGAATTAAAATACAGTCAAAACAAAAGATTTTGGTAGCTATTGATACTTCTGGTTCGGTCAATGAGGATGAGTTAAGAGAATTTTTTGGTGAGTTGTATCACATTTGGAAACAAGGAGCAGAAATTTATGTCGTGGAGTGCGATACACATATTCACAACCAATATACTTACACAGGAAGACCGCCTGAACTTATTAGTGGTCGTGGAGGAACAGACTTTAATGCTCCAATTGAATTTGCTAATGAAAAACACCTACCTGATGCCATTGTCTATTTTACGGATGGCTATGCACCTGCTCCTGTTGTCGTTTCTAGAAAACCCATTTTATGGATGGTAACGAGCCAAGGTATTGACAAAGACACTTGGGATTTCTTGCCTGGAAGAAAGGTTAAGATGACCAAACAATTAGCCTAAGGTCTAAGAATAAATAAAAAACGATGAGAAGATAATATTTCTTGGTCCTCTCATCGTTTTTATCAATAGTTTGTTAAAAAAAACCTTACCACCCTAATAATCAACAAGTTAAAAAACTTATTACATTTTACATTAAGCCTTTGATTATCAACTGCACAGCA
It includes:
- a CDS encoding AraC family transcriptional regulator, giving the protein MKQVSVPNDILTNTQDINLIHYKSKTELIKSKVAFSQYVFSFLIEGQKQIHNTDGILSINNNEFTLITNPVCLMTEKKGLDSNSYESCLLTFNDKILHDFQQKYAITPLPSEKLCKNVLKFSYDNYTQNFRRSLEILPHQQLSQEILTIKFQEIMLYLLHREPQILDSFLSQRHTNIETHFRYSVENNIYSNLSLDELAFLCNMSTSTFKRYFAKFYRTSPHKWMTNQRMNNAFQLLQQGKRPSEIFTDLGYKTLSSFTRAYKKHFGQLPSEQLPSRSISNK
- a CDS encoding VWA-like domain-containing protein, with product MSHQRILDEVAKTSIQLMLQETFYGHFFTSILKDVSERTSSIATTISSNQMIKLIVNPDYWDNTLKIPGDEEATKALRYGAIKHQILHIVFKHALRFPEFGNKKLFGIASDLAANQYIRSDQLTEDAIRMEDFPEFKLNRGQGIDYYYKRLSEELQDMQQDGGSGCGEDDEEDNAQSDDKAANGLNQAQNRLKELMENEDNEQLNQHKFWDEFERLSSAEQKMINAAINESIVNSVSRVKSKDYGKLPGGLQEYINLLVESLKPNVNWRRVLRIFTASSSRTRLKNTIRRPSKRYGTNPGIKIQSKQKILVAIDTSGSVNEDELREFFGELYHIWKQGAEIYVVECDTHIHNQYTYTGRPPELISGRGGTDFNAPIEFANEKHLPDAIVYFTDGYAPAPVVVSRKPILWMVTSQGIDKDTWDFLPGRKVKMTKQLA
- a CDS encoding aminotransferase class V-fold PLP-dependent enzyme, with the translated sequence MKNKEFRHYAHLMVDWMADYFEQIEDYPVKAQVQPREIYNQLPAQAPIEGEAMSAIFKDFQDIILPGITHWQHPNFFAYFPANTSFPSILGEMLTATLGAQCMIWDTSPAAAELEERVMNWLRDLMGIPDNFEGVIQDTASTATLTAILSAREKATNFDSNQNGITANNLRVYCSTETHSSIEKAVKIAGLGKKNLVKIPVDDQLRMRGDALEQAIQEDINNGLHPTCIVAAIGTTGTTAIDPLQEIAAISQKYAIWLHVDAAYAGSALILPEFQWMIQGIEQVDSFVFNPHKWLLTNFDCSVYFIKDKECLLRTFEILPEYLKTTNRGIVNDYRDWGVPLGRRFRALKLWFVLRSYGVKGLQKQLRTHIDLAQELTSWIQTSTDFEILAPTSLNLVCFRYHPTPINDAATLNNINETILQHLNKTGLLYLTHTKIKGQYAIRLVIGQTFVKAHHIKHAWQQIQEIARKTITA
- a CDS encoding YbhB/YbcL family Raf kinase inhibitor-like protein; protein product: MYQFLVFISIFLFSFNLKAQTFTLESNDLGGQATLQQVFNGFGCTGENISPQLSWKNAPKGTKSFAITMYDPDAPTGSGWWHWLAFDIPSTTKELKSGAGKAQSDLLPTGVIQSLTDYGTIGYGGPCPPEGHGFHTYILTVYALNTDKLGVDEKANPALVGYMINSKTIEKASIVVYYKR